In Deltaproteobacteria bacterium, the sequence ATCATTGATTAACGATAGAAATCTTACACTCAAGGAAAGTATTGGGGAATCACACTTCCTGGAAGTAATCCTCCTGTTAATAACAGTATATCAGATACATTTTGGATTGCATTTTTATGTCGATTACGGATTGTAATCTAGTATTTTGCGTATTGGCCGTTTGTTGATGCTTTCAGGAAGAACTCATTAAAAATCAGATGAAAGGTTGAAATATTTCCGATGAGATTAGTCTAGTTGTCGAGACATTCCAGTCCACTCAAATCCATATAGAAAAAAGCCCCTTGGCTATAGGGGCTAAAAGAGCAATTCTTTAATTCTTATTACAAAGCATTTGACCTACCCCTCTCATAAACGCCATACTAGTCAAGAGCTCTGGTTAAGTAATATTTAACTCAAGGAGTATAAAATGAAAACATTGCCCTTTTCGGAAGTTAAGATGAAACTTGGCGACCTTGTTGATGAAGTGAAGGCAGTAGACGAGGAAATTGTTATTACGAAGAACGGCGTTCCGGCAGCTATTTTAGTAAGCCCTGATGGATTTGAAGGCTGGAAGGAGACCGTTGCCATTCAGGCTGACAGGGATCTTATGGATGAAATCCGTGAGGGTGTGGCAGCGCTTAAGGAGAAAAAGGTAAAGCTCTATAGTCTGGATGAGTTGTTTTCTTAAAGTTTGCGAGCAACATTAAAGAATATGCCCCCCTCACCCTAGCCCTCTTCCGCCAGGGGAGAGGGGACTACATCTA encodes:
- a CDS encoding type II toxin-antitoxin system Phd/YefM family antitoxin produces the protein MKTLPFSEVKMKLGDLVDEVKAVDEEIVITKNGVPAAILVSPDGFEGWKETVAIQADRDLMDEIREGVAALKEKKVKLYSLDELFS